A region from the Anomaloglossus baeobatrachus isolate aAnoBae1 chromosome 11, aAnoBae1.hap1, whole genome shotgun sequence genome encodes:
- the LOC142256509 gene encoding C3a anaphylatoxin chemotactic receptor-like, whose amino-acid sequence MDPSDDNLTTYNTTLDKNYRSSYDDYYFYYYFIIIQKTSITLYSIVFALGIIGNGLVIWIAGFRMKNTVSAVWFLHLAIADFLCFASLPLRIAEWVEVFSRPLYPALCIVNMFLFNVNMTSSVLLLTAMSIDRWVSVMWPFWAKVHRTCNVVRISAAIIWGLSLMVAGVLYYVSRYHLGVVYEWCIYNDYIIPYNPELYHTMQMISLVIMCVIPFLIIVTSYVTIFYKIRKSKRSQRSQRSFRIITAVISCFFICWFPYYILPLIILFYQIYNLKFFVIPIVTTLACLNSCMNPIIYVFMGPGFRQGFFRSIPARVERALREHPNDLSREDTGYSRSTDV is encoded by the coding sequence GTCTTCTTATGACGACTActacttttattattattttattattatacaaAAGACATCAATTACATTATACAGCATTGTGTTTGCTCTCGGGATTATCGGTAATGGATTAGTCATCTGGATTGCCGGATTCAGGATGAAGAACACAGTCAGTGCTGTGTGGTTCCTCCACTTGGCCATCGCGGACTTCCTGTGCTTTGCGTCTCTGCCTCTGAGAATTGCTGAGTGGGTTGAAGTTTTCTCacgccccctgtatcctgcactttgCATAGTGAACATGTTTCTCTTTAATGTAAACATGACCTCCAGTGTTCTCCTCCTGACGGCCATGAGTATTGACCGCTGGGTGTCCGTCATGTGGCCATTCTGGGCCAAAGTTCATAGAACCTGTAATGTGGTGAGAATCTCTGCAGCGATCATCTGGGGGCTGAGCCTCATGGTAGCGGGTGTACTGTATTATGTGTCCAGATACCATTTAGGTGTGGTATATGAATGGTGTATATATAATGATTATATCATTCCTTATAACCCAGAGTTATATCACACCATGCAGATGATCAGTTTAGTTATAATGTGTGTGATCCCTTTTCTCATCATTGTCACctcttatgtcaccattttctacaagattagaaaaagtaagagatcccagagatctcagagatccttcaggatcatcaccgctgttatatcgtgtttctttatctgctggtttcCATATTACATCCTGCCACTGATAATCTTGTTTTATCAAATATATAACCTTAAATTCTTTGTAATACCCATTGTTACCACCCTGGCTTGTCTTAACAGTTGCATGAATCCAATCATTTATGTATTTATGGGACCGGGTTTCCGACAAGGTTTCTTCAGATCCATCCCCGCCAGGGTAGAAAGAGCCTTGAGAGAACATCCTAATGACCTGAGCAGAGAAGATACAGGATATTCTCGCTCTACTGATGTGTAA